A window from Carassius auratus strain Wakin chromosome 48, ASM336829v1, whole genome shotgun sequence encodes these proteins:
- the LOC113065340 gene encoding somatostatin-1B → MQLLSSLVSLLLVLYSVRAAAVLPVEERNPAQSRELSKERKELILKLISGLLDGVDNSVLDGEIAPVPFDAEEPLESRLEERAVYNRLSQLPQRDRKAPCKNFFWKTFTSC, encoded by the exons ATGCAGCTTTTGTCCAGCCTAGTGTCTCTTTTGCTGGTGCTGTATAGTGTCAGAGCAGCAGCTGTGCTTCCAGTGGAGGAGAGGAACCCGGCACAAAGTAGG GAATTGAGCAAAGAGCGCAAGGAGCTGATCCTGAAGCTGATTTCCGGGCTGTTGGACGGAGTAGACAACAGTGTGCTGGATGGGGAGATAGCGCCTGTCCCCTTTGATGCGGAGGAGCCCCTGGAGTCCCGTCTGGAAGAACGGGCCGTCTACAACCGGTTATCACAGCTGCCACAGCGCGACCGCAAAGCCCCATGCAAAAACTTCTTCTGGAAGACCTTCACTTCGTGTTAA